A single Paratractidigestivibacter faecalis DNA region contains:
- a CDS encoding ABC transporter ATP-binding protein, with product MAGRGQAPSRPRNMRHTLQVLLDYMGHARTRLAVVAVLVTVSGLANLLGTYMIKPVVNAVGAGDFARFSRLVALTACIYAVGVASAVGYTQTMVRAAQKVVFDIRRDLLAHIEGLPLSFFDSTRHGDVMSYFTNDVDTVSEALNNSFANAVQALIQTVGTFTLLVVLDWRLTLITLACDVLIACYVRFSGGRSRRFFGAQQATLGQLDGYVEEMMAGQKVVKVFNHEEAAQADFDGLNEALRQSGTTAQAYASTMVPVTVAVSYMNFAVVCVVGALLALGGRADVGSLASYLVFVRQACMPINQLTQQGNFLLTALAGAERIFAVMERKPEVDEGRVTLVRSDVEAARTAGGASGWAWRIDGEDVPLAGDVRFYDVDFGYVEGQTVLEGLSLFAKPGQKIAFVGSTGAGKTTITNLINRFYEVRGGVITYDGIDVRDISKESLRRSLGIVLQDTHLFRGTIADNIRFGKLDATDEEVRAAARVANADSFISRLPQGYDTPVVADGANLSQGQRQLLAIARAAVADPPVLILDEATSSIDTRTEAIIARAMDQLMAGRTTFVIAHRLSTVRNANAIMVLEHGRIVERGTHEELLAQRGEYWQLYTGAKELD from the coding sequence ATGGCAGGTAGGGGACAGGCGCCCTCGCGTCCGAGGAACATGCGTCACACGCTGCAGGTCCTTCTGGACTACATGGGCCACGCACGGACGCGGCTTGCCGTGGTGGCCGTCCTGGTCACGGTGAGCGGCCTGGCGAACCTACTGGGCACGTACATGATCAAGCCCGTGGTCAACGCCGTTGGCGCCGGGGACTTCGCGCGCTTTTCTCGGCTGGTGGCGCTGACGGCGTGCATCTACGCCGTTGGCGTGGCGAGTGCCGTGGGGTACACACAGACCATGGTGCGCGCCGCGCAGAAGGTGGTCTTCGACATCAGGCGGGACCTTCTCGCCCACATAGAGGGGCTGCCGCTCTCGTTCTTTGACTCCACGCGCCACGGCGACGTCATGAGCTACTTCACCAACGACGTGGACACGGTCTCGGAGGCGCTCAACAACAGCTTTGCCAACGCGGTGCAGGCGCTCATCCAGACGGTGGGCACCTTCACGCTGCTGGTGGTGCTCGACTGGCGCCTCACGCTCATCACGCTTGCCTGCGACGTGCTCATCGCCTGCTACGTGCGCTTCTCGGGAGGGCGGAGCCGCAGGTTCTTTGGGGCGCAGCAGGCCACGCTCGGCCAGCTCGACGGCTACGTGGAGGAGATGATGGCCGGCCAGAAGGTGGTCAAGGTCTTCAACCACGAGGAGGCCGCCCAGGCGGACTTCGACGGCCTCAACGAGGCGCTGCGCCAGAGCGGCACCACCGCGCAGGCCTACGCCTCGACGATGGTGCCGGTGACCGTGGCCGTCTCGTACATGAACTTTGCCGTGGTCTGCGTGGTGGGGGCGCTGCTTGCCCTGGGCGGTCGTGCCGACGTGGGAAGCCTTGCCAGCTACCTGGTGTTTGTCCGCCAGGCCTGCATGCCCATCAACCAGCTCACGCAGCAGGGCAACTTCCTGTTGACGGCCCTCGCCGGAGCCGAGCGCATCTTTGCCGTCATGGAGAGGAAGCCCGAGGTGGACGAGGGCCGCGTGACCCTGGTGCGCTCGGACGTGGAGGCGGCCCGCACGGCGGGCGGCGCCTCAGGCTGGGCGTGGCGCATCGACGGCGAGGACGTGCCTCTTGCCGGCGACGTGCGCTTCTATGACGTGGACTTTGGCTACGTGGAGGGGCAGACCGTCCTCGAGGGGCTCTCGCTCTTTGCCAAGCCGGGGCAGAAGATCGCCTTCGTGGGGTCCACGGGAGCCGGAAAGACCACCATCACCAACCTGATCAACCGCTTCTACGAGGTGCGCGGCGGCGTCATCACCTACGACGGCATCGACGTGAGGGACATCTCCAAGGAGTCCCTGCGCCGCAGCCTGGGCATCGTGCTGCAGGACACGCACCTCTTCCGTGGCACCATCGCCGACAACATCCGCTTCGGCAAGCTGGACGCCACCGACGAGGAGGTGCGCGCCGCCGCCCGCGTGGCCAACGCCGACAGCTTCATCAGCCGCCTGCCGCAGGGCTACGACACGCCGGTGGTGGCCGACGGCGCCAACCTCAGCCAGGGCCAGCGCCAGCTTCTGGCCATTGCCCGCGCGGCCGTGGCCGACCCTCCGGTGCTCATCCTGGACGAGGCCACGAGCTCCATCGACACCCGCACCGAGGCCATCATCGCCCGGGCCATGGACCAGCTCATGGCCGGCAGGACCACCTTCGTCATCGCGCACCGCCTCTCCACCGTGCGCAACGCCAATGCCATCATGGTGCTGGAGCACGGCCGCATCGTGGAGCGCGGCACCCACGAGGAGCTCCTGGCCCAGCGCGGCGAGTACTGGCAGCTCTACACCGGCGCCAAGGAGCTGGATTGA
- a CDS encoding response regulator — translation MPTESSPTILVVEDDPTIRNLILTTLDTQGFRHLSESTGRGAIAASASSAPDVVLLDLGLPDIDGIEVVRAIRSWSQMPIIVVSARSEDADKIGALDAGADDYLTKPFSVGELLARIRTTLRRLNYQSPAQGQEPSTFQNGDLRIDYTAGIAYLGDEELHLTPIEYKLLCLLSHNVDKVLTHSFILHEVWSNNHQADLASLRVFMGTLRKKIEPDPVHPRYIQTHIGVGYRMMRVADE, via the coding sequence ATGCCGACTGAATCGAGTCCCACGATTCTCGTGGTCGAGGATGACCCAACGATCAGAAACCTCATCCTGACGACTCTCGACACGCAGGGTTTTCGCCACCTCAGCGAGAGCACCGGGAGAGGCGCCATTGCGGCGTCCGCCTCGAGCGCGCCGGACGTGGTCCTCCTCGATCTCGGGCTTCCCGACATCGACGGCATCGAGGTGGTACGAGCCATACGCAGCTGGTCTCAGATGCCCATCATCGTCGTCTCTGCAAGGAGCGAAGATGCCGACAAGATCGGCGCGCTCGACGCCGGCGCGGACGACTACCTCACCAAGCCCTTCTCCGTGGGCGAGCTGCTGGCGCGAATCCGCACGACGCTGCGGCGCCTCAACTATCAATCGCCTGCGCAGGGGCAGGAGCCTTCGACATTCCAGAACGGCGACCTGCGAATCGACTACACGGCAGGCATCGCCTACCTCGGCGACGAGGAGCTGCACCTGACGCCCATCGAGTACAAGCTCCTTTGCCTTCTGTCGCACAATGTCGACAAGGTCCTCACGCACAGCTTCATCCTGCACGAGGTCTGGAGCAACAACCACCAGGCGGACCTCGCCTCGCTTCGCGTCTTCATGGGAACCCTCCGCAAGAAGATCGAGCCCGACCCGGTTCACCCGCGCTACATCCAGACGCACATTGGCGTGGGTTACCGCATGATGCGCGTCGCGGACGAATAG
- the rsmA gene encoding 16S rRNA (adenine(1518)-N(6)/adenine(1519)-N(6))-dimethyltransferase RsmA, producing MTYSRLANPRETRAVLEDFGLATKHRLGQNFLVNDEVVGRIVNLAELGGSDVVLEVGPGIGTLTVAMLSACRAVCSIEADRELEQVLAQTCATDGEKFALVMGDALRVTPAQVDDALAGLTKGQSLCQPWQPNKFVANLPYQVAATLILKFFQDFGSLERACVMVQAEVADRICARPGNKTYGAYTAKLALLARPTGRFEVGPGNFMPPPHVDSAVVRLDRTPMADPLSGEPLSAERAARVAEVIDAAFAQRRKTIRNSMGANGFEKDALDAAFAACDIAPTARAETLSPEDFVRLEGALS from the coding sequence GTGACGTACTCGAGGCTGGCAAACCCGCGCGAGACCCGCGCGGTCCTGGAGGACTTCGGCCTGGCGACCAAGCACCGCCTGGGCCAGAACTTCCTGGTGAACGACGAGGTCGTCGGCAGAATCGTCAACCTTGCCGAGCTCGGCGGCAGCGACGTCGTGCTCGAGGTGGGCCCGGGCATCGGCACCCTGACGGTGGCGATGCTCTCGGCCTGCCGGGCCGTCTGCTCCATCGAGGCGGACCGCGAGCTCGAGCAGGTGCTCGCCCAGACCTGCGCCACGGACGGCGAGAAGTTCGCCCTGGTCATGGGAGACGCCCTGCGCGTCACCCCCGCCCAGGTGGACGACGCCCTCGCAGGGTTGACAAAGGGACAGTCCCTTTGTCAACCCTGGCAACCCAACAAGTTCGTGGCCAACCTGCCCTACCAGGTGGCGGCCACGCTCATCCTCAAGTTCTTCCAGGACTTCGGCAGCCTGGAGCGCGCCTGCGTCATGGTCCAGGCAGAGGTGGCCGACCGCATCTGCGCCAGGCCCGGCAACAAGACTTACGGCGCCTACACGGCAAAGCTCGCGCTTCTCGCCAGGCCGACCGGACGGTTTGAGGTGGGGCCCGGCAACTTCATGCCGCCGCCGCACGTGGACTCCGCGGTGGTACGGCTCGACCGCACGCCCATGGCGGACCCGCTGTCTGGCGAGCCCCTCTCCGCCGAGCGCGCCGCCCGCGTCGCCGAGGTCATCGACGCGGCATTTGCCCAGCGCAGGAAGACCATCCGCAACTCCATGGGCGCCAACGGCTTTGAGAAGGACGCACTGGACGCGGCCTTTGCGGCCTGCGACATTGCCCCCACGGCCCGCGCGGAGACCCTCTCGCCCGAGGACTTCGTGCGCCTTGAGGGCGCCCTTTCCTAG
- the metG gene encoding methionine--tRNA ligase, which produces MADKPSFFITTPIYYVNAAPHLGTAYCTMLCDVQARYRRAAGYDVKFLTGMDEHGEKVAEAARQHGFATPQEWCDSQAPLFKDLWKRLEISNDDFIRTTEPRQNHAVQHLWERMRESGYLYKGSYDGWYCVPEETYFTENQVKKSDEEKGTKGEHLCPDCGRPLERVQEESYFFRLSAFQDKLLALYDERPDFVQPAFRMNEVRSFVEGGLTDLSVSRTSFDWGIKVPFDERHVTYVWFDALLNYMTAVGYGADSDEARAELAYRWPAQYHVVGKDIIRFHCVIWPAMLMALGEALPEHVFAHGFLTVRNAETGKAEKMSKSRGNAIAPQDVVDLLGVEGYRYYFMTDVAHGEDSAVSFERMEQVYNADLANSWGNLVSRALNMSAKYFDGKTPELEEGWAERDNPLRAIAQGIEARYAGRMDVMDYAGARDAVMELVHAANHYIEDTAPWAVAKDPERAGELKGIIVNLLESIRICAHLFAPFMPATSAEVLRRMSLADEAGAGDLARACEWGGLAGGVEVTKGDALFPRLASEKR; this is translated from the coding sequence ATGGCAGACAAGCCCTCGTTCTTCATCACCACCCCCATCTACTACGTCAACGCCGCGCCCCACCTGGGCACCGCGTACTGCACCATGCTCTGCGACGTCCAGGCCCGCTACCGCCGCGCGGCCGGCTACGACGTCAAGTTCCTGACCGGCATGGACGAGCACGGCGAGAAGGTCGCCGAGGCCGCCCGGCAGCACGGCTTTGCCACCCCGCAGGAGTGGTGCGACAGCCAGGCGCCGCTCTTCAAGGACCTCTGGAAGCGGCTCGAGATCTCCAACGACGACTTCATCCGCACCACCGAGCCACGCCAGAACCACGCGGTCCAGCACCTCTGGGAGCGCATGAGGGAGTCCGGCTACCTCTACAAGGGCAGCTACGACGGCTGGTACTGCGTGCCGGAGGAGACCTACTTCACCGAGAACCAGGTCAAGAAGTCCGACGAGGAGAAGGGCACCAAGGGCGAGCACCTCTGCCCGGACTGCGGCCGCCCGCTGGAGCGCGTGCAGGAGGAGTCCTACTTCTTCAGGCTCTCCGCCTTCCAGGACAAGCTCCTGGCGCTCTACGACGAGCGCCCCGACTTCGTCCAGCCGGCCTTCCGCATGAACGAGGTGCGCTCCTTCGTGGAGGGCGGCCTCACGGACCTCTCCGTCAGCCGCACGAGCTTTGACTGGGGCATCAAGGTCCCCTTCGACGAGAGGCACGTGACCTACGTGTGGTTCGACGCGCTTCTCAACTACATGACCGCCGTGGGCTACGGCGCGGACTCCGACGAGGCGCGCGCCGAGCTGGCCTACCGCTGGCCCGCGCAGTACCACGTGGTGGGCAAGGACATCATCCGCTTCCACTGCGTCATCTGGCCGGCCATGCTCATGGCCCTGGGCGAGGCCCTGCCCGAGCACGTCTTTGCCCACGGCTTCCTCACCGTGCGCAACGCCGAGACGGGCAAGGCCGAGAAGATGTCCAAGTCCCGCGGCAACGCCATCGCGCCGCAGGACGTGGTGGACCTGCTGGGCGTCGAGGGCTACCGCTACTACTTCATGACCGACGTGGCCCACGGCGAGGACTCCGCCGTCTCCTTCGAGCGCATGGAGCAGGTCTACAACGCCGACCTGGCCAACAGCTGGGGCAACCTGGTCTCCCGCGCCCTCAACATGAGCGCCAAGTACTTCGACGGCAAGACCCCCGAGCTGGAGGAGGGCTGGGCCGAGAGGGACAACCCGCTGCGAGCGATCGCCCAGGGCATCGAGGCCCGCTACGCCGGGCGCATGGACGTCATGGACTACGCGGGCGCCAGGGACGCGGTGATGGAGCTCGTCCACGCCGCCAACCACTACATCGAGGACACCGCCCCCTGGGCCGTGGCCAAGGACCCGGAGCGCGCCGGCGAGCTCAAGGGCATCATCGTCAACCTGCTGGAGTCCATCCGCATCTGCGCCCACCTCTTTGCCCCCTTCATGCCCGCGACCTCCGCCGAGGTCCTGCGCCGCATGTCCCTGGCCGACGAGGCCGGCGCCGGCGACCTGGCCCGCGCCTGCGAGTGGGGCGGCCTTGCCGGCGGCGTCGAGGTCACCAAGGGCGACGCCCTCTTCCCGCGCCTGGCCTCCGAGAAGAGGTAG
- a CDS encoding ABC transporter ATP-binding protein, protein MDGSRQDGKAAARGSDLRFIARGFGTYRRDAVLAGLCVFVETSLELLIPFLMSSVIDEGISGASPYVVWTRGAAMLACAAAALLLGTGYARFSARAAMGLGANLRRAEFAQVQRFAFSNLDDFESSSLVTRMTTDVTVIQNAMVTGFRPLLRGPVMLVMGLLLSCLMSVRLAAVFLAIVPVLAVVLLFIVRRVGPLYRVLQGVMDRLNDALQEDLTAIRVIKAYVREDHVARRFSEVNSDLAATATRTFSGAVLNTPVFQLAMYTACVGILWTGGNMIMAGQLTVGTLTGFMSYVLQIMNSLMMISNVFLLMARALTSIRRVREVLDEKPAISSPEHALTEVPDGSVDFDHVGFRYSASAQKDVLSGVTLHLPAGSTVGVLGATGSGKTTLVQLIARLYDVTSGGVAVGGHDVREYDLAALRDAVGIVLQKNVLFSGTVRQNLQWGAPDASDDELLEACRVACVDEFLDRIGGLDGDLGQGGVNVSGGQKQRLCIARALLKRPRVLVFDDSTSAVDMATDARIRAHLAALADVTKIVIAQRVASVRDADKIVILDDGRVHAVGTHEELLAADPIYQELYESQIGSGIHGEKTDDAGEATDGR, encoded by the coding sequence GTGGACGGTTCGCGACAAGACGGCAAGGCTGCGGCCAGGGGGAGTGACCTGCGCTTCATTGCGCGGGGGTTTGGGACGTACCGCAGGGACGCGGTGCTGGCCGGCCTCTGCGTCTTCGTGGAGACGTCCCTCGAGCTCCTGATCCCGTTCCTGATGTCCTCCGTCATCGACGAGGGAATCTCCGGTGCCAGCCCCTACGTGGTCTGGACGCGCGGCGCCGCCATGCTGGCCTGCGCCGCGGCGGCGCTGCTCCTGGGCACGGGCTACGCGCGCTTCTCGGCGCGTGCGGCCATGGGCCTGGGCGCAAACCTGCGCCGCGCGGAGTTTGCCCAGGTCCAGCGCTTTGCCTTCTCCAACCTGGACGACTTTGAGTCGAGCTCGCTGGTCACCCGCATGACCACCGATGTGACGGTCATCCAGAACGCCATGGTCACCGGCTTCAGGCCGCTCCTGCGTGGCCCAGTCATGCTGGTCATGGGGCTTCTGCTCTCCTGCCTGATGAGCGTGCGGCTGGCGGCGGTGTTCCTGGCCATAGTGCCGGTGCTTGCCGTGGTGCTGCTCTTCATCGTGCGCCGCGTGGGTCCGCTCTACCGCGTCCTGCAGGGCGTGATGGACCGTCTGAACGACGCCCTCCAGGAGGACCTCACCGCCATCCGCGTCATCAAGGCCTACGTGCGCGAGGACCATGTGGCTCGGCGCTTCTCCGAGGTCAACTCCGACCTTGCCGCCACCGCCACCAGGACCTTCTCGGGCGCCGTCCTCAATACGCCCGTCTTCCAGCTGGCCATGTACACGGCCTGCGTGGGCATCCTCTGGACGGGCGGGAACATGATCATGGCGGGCCAGCTCACGGTGGGCACCCTCACCGGCTTCATGAGCTACGTCCTGCAGATCATGAACTCCCTGATGATGATCTCCAACGTGTTCCTCCTCATGGCGCGCGCCCTGACGTCCATACGGCGCGTCCGCGAGGTGCTTGACGAGAAGCCCGCCATCTCCTCGCCGGAGCACGCCCTGACGGAGGTCCCGGACGGCTCGGTGGACTTCGACCACGTCGGCTTCAGGTATAGCGCCTCTGCCCAGAAGGACGTGCTCTCAGGCGTCACCCTCCACCTGCCTGCAGGCTCCACCGTGGGCGTTCTGGGTGCCACGGGCTCGGGCAAGACCACGCTCGTGCAGCTCATAGCGCGGCTCTACGACGTCACCTCGGGCGGGGTGGCCGTTGGCGGTCACGACGTGCGCGAGTACGACCTCGCCGCGCTGAGGGACGCCGTTGGCATCGTGCTCCAGAAGAACGTGCTGTTCAGCGGCACCGTGCGCCAGAACCTGCAGTGGGGCGCGCCCGACGCCTCCGACGACGAGCTCCTCGAGGCCTGCCGCGTGGCCTGCGTGGACGAGTTCCTGGACCGCATCGGCGGGCTCGACGGGGACCTGGGCCAGGGCGGCGTCAACGTCTCCGGTGGCCAGAAGCAGCGCCTCTGCATCGCCCGCGCGCTCCTCAAGCGCCCTCGCGTGCTGGTCTTCGACGACTCCACCAGCGCCGTGGACATGGCCACCGACGCCAGGATACGCGCGCACCTGGCGGCCCTCGCGGACGTCACCAAGATCGTCATCGCCCAGCGCGTGGCCTCCGTCCGCGACGCCGACAAGATCGTCATCCTGGACGACGGGCGCGTCCACGCCGTGGGGACCCACGAGGAGCTTCTCGCCGCCGACCCCATCTACCAGGAACTCTACGAGTCCCAGATAGGCAGCGGCATTCACGGCGAGAAGACCGACGACGCTGGGGAGGCCACAGATGGCAGGTAG
- a CDS encoding ATP-binding protein has protein sequence MPLIARFGLPSRQVRFEEFGTSVSKRIEGIPDTWLETLGAKDLIDACLFYKLRLISKESRKVELVSGRNTNGDGTVSPCSNWSIVSWFEQRVFAWSDNPTPKRFATDTLIVFLTMLLATVLGAIFYDLDMEACIVITYVLAVLCVSLLTVGRLHCLVASALAVLFYNFFFTHPRFSLTAWGRTYPVTFVVMFVVAFIASAVAVTLRREVHASQLAYRRTQIILEADEALRRCSTREQIIDAIGAQLSKLLEAEVIWYAEGISGFAPQRHFSAVSATQTEPIVETPMAHRAMENRGAVGAGTGCFPSASGYYLPVISDDKVIGVMGACLGNKTPLPAEQNEAEAVVGEASLALNRIQALEQREEAAVLAKNEQLRANLLRSISHDLRTPLTAISGNADVLLSDGDALSADKRGELLRDIQSDANWLNATVENLLAITRLENGNVQLNTTAELLDDIIEEALRHTNPDICQHCLEIEPCEDLLLVKVDAKLIVQVVVNLVNNAVTHTQAGSTIRVSTCSRGTEAVVRVEDDGPGIKDSDKAHVFESFYTIGRALADSKRSVGLGLSLCKSIVEAHGGSIVVRDAVPRGCAFEFALPRYELTEGAQEDAD, from the coding sequence ATGCCATTAATCGCGCGATTTGGTCTACCATCAAGACAGGTCCGGTTCGAGGAGTTTGGGACGTCCGTCTCCAAACGTATTGAGGGAATACCGGATACATGGCTTGAGACGCTCGGAGCCAAGGACCTGATTGACGCCTGCCTATTCTATAAATTACGACTTATTTCAAAGGAAAGCAGAAAGGTCGAGCTCGTGTCAGGGCGAAATACGAATGGGGACGGCACGGTAAGCCCGTGCTCAAATTGGAGCATAGTCTCGTGGTTCGAGCAGAGGGTTTTCGCGTGGTCAGATAATCCCACGCCCAAGCGTTTCGCGACCGACACGCTTATCGTCTTCCTGACGATGCTGCTCGCCACGGTTCTTGGCGCCATCTTCTACGACCTCGACATGGAAGCATGCATAGTCATCACGTATGTCTTGGCCGTTCTCTGCGTCTCGCTCCTCACCGTGGGACGCCTCCACTGCCTCGTGGCCTCCGCCCTCGCGGTCCTGTTCTATAACTTCTTCTTCACCCACCCGCGCTTCTCGCTCACCGCCTGGGGCAGGACCTATCCCGTGACGTTCGTAGTCATGTTCGTGGTCGCTTTCATCGCCAGCGCCGTTGCCGTGACGCTCAGACGCGAAGTCCACGCCTCACAGCTCGCATATAGAAGGACGCAGATCATCCTCGAAGCGGACGAAGCGCTACGCAGGTGCTCTACGCGCGAGCAAATCATTGATGCGATTGGCGCCCAGCTGTCCAAGCTGCTCGAAGCCGAAGTCATCTGGTATGCCGAGGGCATCTCGGGCTTTGCTCCCCAAAGACACTTCTCAGCCGTCTCGGCAACGCAGACAGAGCCAATCGTCGAGACTCCCATGGCTCATAGGGCTATGGAGAACAGAGGCGCGGTCGGTGCCGGGACCGGCTGCTTCCCCTCCGCAAGCGGCTATTATCTGCCGGTCATCTCGGACGACAAGGTTATCGGCGTAATGGGTGCCTGCCTTGGCAATAAGACGCCACTCCCCGCCGAGCAAAACGAGGCGGAAGCAGTTGTGGGCGAGGCGTCTCTCGCGCTCAACCGCATCCAGGCGCTAGAACAGCGCGAGGAGGCCGCCGTGCTAGCCAAGAACGAGCAGCTTCGCGCCAACCTCCTCCGCTCGATCTCGCACGACCTGCGCACTCCACTCACGGCAATCTCGGGAAACGCCGACGTTCTGCTCTCGGACGGAGATGCGCTGAGCGCGGACAAGCGCGGAGAGCTGCTCCGAGACATTCAATCCGACGCGAACTGGCTGAACGCCACCGTTGAGAACCTTCTCGCCATCACTCGTCTCGAAAATGGGAACGTCCAGCTAAATACCACCGCAGAGCTCCTCGACGACATCATCGAGGAGGCGTTGCGCCACACCAATCCAGACATCTGCCAGCACTGTCTGGAAATCGAGCCGTGCGAGGACCTCCTCCTCGTCAAAGTGGATGCCAAGCTGATTGTCCAGGTCGTGGTCAATCTGGTGAACAACGCCGTAACCCACACGCAGGCGGGTTCGACCATCCGCGTCTCAACATGCTCGCGAGGTACCGAGGCCGTTGTCAGGGTCGAAGATGATGGCCCCGGCATCAAAGATAGCGATAAGGCGCATGTCTTCGAATCCTTCTATACGATCGGCCGGGCGCTCGCGGATTCCAAGCGAAGCGTCGGGCTTGGCCTCTCCCTTTGCAAGTCGATTGTGGAGGCGCATGGGGGTAGCATCGTCGTGAGGGACGCTGTTCCCCGCGGATGCGCGTTCGAGTTCGCGCTGCCACGCTATGAGCTCACGGAAGGAGCCCAGGAAGATGCCGACTGA
- a CDS encoding TatD family hydrolase, with product MSELKVLDHLMLADGELFHNSKGRACPAPRPLAPVADTHAHLGSLHGHDPALALARAALAGVCMMVVPIDPVAEFPRKWTDAAALWDFLDTHLAIARDCLEEAAELGFVPPAFDGWDAPGLLGNVRIVAGVHPYGAEGFDGAAEALMRELLASPRCVGVGEIGLDFGPYNEVSPREQEECFRRQLRMAHELGLPVELHIRDGVDDMVGEAHALAARVLAQEGVPEAGCDLHCFTSDTRIMEDFCRLGCSIAFGGASTFSRSEDIRDAARVCPERLMLTETDSPYMAPVPLRGEECEPAMVVFVADILACEREAAGVAPAAQTYAALWRNACKLFGL from the coding sequence GTGTCCGAACTCAAGGTGCTCGACCACCTGATGCTTGCCGACGGCGAGCTCTTCCACAACTCAAAGGGTCGCGCGTGCCCGGCGCCGCGGCCCCTGGCCCCCGTGGCGGACACCCACGCCCACCTGGGAAGCCTTCACGGCCACGACCCCGCGCTGGCTCTTGCCCGCGCGGCCCTGGCGGGCGTCTGCATGATGGTGGTGCCCATCGACCCGGTGGCGGAGTTCCCCCGCAAGTGGACGGACGCCGCCGCGCTATGGGACTTTCTGGACACGCATCTGGCCATCGCCCGCGACTGCCTTGAGGAGGCCGCCGAGCTGGGCTTTGTTCCGCCGGCCTTTGACGGCTGGGACGCGCCTGGCCTCCTGGGCAACGTGCGCATCGTGGCGGGTGTTCACCCCTACGGCGCGGAGGGCTTCGACGGCGCCGCCGAGGCCCTGATGCGCGAGCTTCTGGCCTCGCCACGCTGCGTGGGCGTGGGCGAGATCGGCCTGGACTTTGGCCCCTACAACGAGGTGAGCCCGCGCGAGCAGGAGGAGTGCTTCCGCCGTCAGCTGCGCATGGCCCACGAGCTGGGCCTTCCGGTTGAGCTTCACATCCGCGACGGCGTGGACGACATGGTGGGGGAGGCCCACGCCCTGGCCGCGCGCGTCCTCGCCCAGGAGGGCGTGCCCGAGGCCGGCTGCGACCTGCACTGCTTTACCTCCGACACCCGCATCATGGAGGACTTCTGCCGCCTGGGCTGCAGCATCGCCTTTGGCGGCGCGTCCACGTTCTCGCGCTCCGAGGACATCCGCGACGCGGCCCGCGTCTGCCCGGAGCGCCTCATGCTCACGGAGACCGACTCCCCCTACATGGCCCCGGTGCCCCTGCGCGGCGAGGAGTGCGAGCCTGCGATGGTCGTCTTCGTGGCCGACATACTGGCCTGCGAGCGCGAGGCGGCCGGCGTCGCCCCGGCGGCCCAGACCTATGCCGCCCTGTGGAGAAACGCCTGCAAGCTCTTTGGCCTCTAG